The Leifsonia williamsii genome includes a region encoding these proteins:
- the era gene encoding GTPase Era translates to MTEYHAGFVSFVGRPNVGKSTLTNALVGEKVAITSSKPQTTRRAIRGIVHQRDGQLILVDTPGIHRPRTLLGERLNTLVQSTLGDVDVIGFCVPADEKIGPGDRFINEQLDDYPNAKKVAIVTKIDRASRPQVAEQLLAVSALREWEAIIPISATSSIQLDTLTGELMKLLPASPGPLYPEDAVTDEGLEDRIAEYIREAVLEGVQDELPHSLAVTIDDIVERDDKDLVEVYANLFVERDSQKAIVIGKGGSRLKEVGAAARAPIEQLLGRHVFLSIRVKVAKDWQRDPKQLGRLGF, encoded by the coding sequence GTGACCGAGTACCACGCCGGCTTCGTCTCGTTCGTCGGCCGCCCCAACGTGGGCAAGTCGACCCTGACCAACGCCCTCGTCGGCGAGAAGGTCGCGATCACCAGCTCGAAGCCGCAGACGACCCGCCGCGCCATCCGCGGCATCGTGCATCAGCGCGACGGCCAGCTCATCCTGGTCGACACCCCCGGCATCCACCGCCCGCGCACCCTGCTCGGCGAGCGGCTGAACACGCTCGTCCAGTCGACCCTGGGCGACGTCGACGTGATCGGCTTCTGCGTCCCCGCCGACGAGAAGATCGGCCCCGGCGACCGCTTCATCAACGAGCAGCTCGACGACTACCCCAACGCCAAGAAGGTCGCGATCGTCACCAAGATCGACCGCGCGAGCCGCCCGCAGGTCGCCGAGCAGCTGCTCGCCGTGTCGGCCCTGCGCGAGTGGGAGGCGATCATCCCGATCTCGGCGACGAGCAGCATCCAGCTCGACACCCTGACCGGCGAGCTGATGAAGCTCCTGCCCGCGTCTCCTGGCCCGCTCTATCCGGAGGACGCGGTCACCGACGAGGGCCTCGAGGACCGCATCGCCGAGTACATCCGCGAGGCCGTGCTCGAGGGCGTGCAGGACGAGCTCCCGCACTCGCTCGCCGTCACCATCGACGACATCGTCGAGCGCGACGACAAGGACCTCGTCGAGGTGTACGCCAACCTCTTCGTCGAGCGCGACAGCCAGAAGGCGATCGTGATCGGCAAGGGCGGCAGCCGGCTCAAGGAGGTCGGGGCCGCCGCGCGCGCCCCGATCGAGCAGCTGCTGGGCCGCCACGTGTTCCTCTCGATCCGCGTGAAGGTCGCGAAGGACTGGCAGCGCGACCCGAAGCAGCTGGGCCGCCTGGGCTTCTGA